A window of Zavarzinella sp. contains these coding sequences:
- a CDS encoding DUF1588 domain-containing protein, with the protein MSNSWATVIAFGVWACVSQAAEPLSDSFKSTYDKTVRPFLTQHCFQCHGEMKQASDVRLDRLAIEGKIPVATWAGIRDQIRDGLMPPKKEPRPNQTQSRQVVAWISALVAQQPSRLPNEGNLIPHELLFQQKPAEDAATPARIWRIHPQAYMNLVQSWAKDAPGISQPFTLIDERGIRDFANLYAADIPSTEILVRNAEAVVTAQTTKEMVIIPRRDPKSSELPKPERRPNPRAIKEFVQLIETAQPTPEQLQRAVRTQFRMAIGWQPTEQDVARYLALYEKCRRQADSPTAVRTMLQAVLLNSQTIFRTEMGGGQGQRKLLTPPEMVRAISFSLGYRLDRDLQTMLEKGQLTSHDEMLQAIKKVLANPKTDSSRIMQFFREYFEYDLAADVFKDNPKDSLYFPRAHINDTELLISHILKQDREVLRELLTTQTTFANARYDKKRNVIQRAEARTGGVDPKTGKFTLSMEGIYGFDKWPEKQPAVMPENTRIGILMQPSWLISWSTNFDNDPVRRGRWIRERLLGGTVPDLPIGVVAQVPDDPHRTFRDRLQVTRAAECWKCHQRMDDLGLPLEQFDHYGRFRTTERVLYPEATAKNLDIKGKSKGDVYREVALDTTGRIADSGDPELDGVVADPREMMHRLAKSERVRQVFIRHVFRFFMGRNESLADASTLQAADEAYVRSGGSFNALLESIFTSDSFLYRKQIARVEP; encoded by the coding sequence ATGTCAAACAGTTGGGCAACTGTCATTGCGTTTGGGGTCTGGGCGTGCGTTTCGCAGGCAGCAGAGCCGTTAAGTGACAGTTTCAAAAGCACTTACGACAAAACCGTTCGACCATTTCTGACCCAGCACTGTTTTCAGTGCCATGGGGAAATGAAACAAGCGAGCGATGTACGCCTCGACCGTTTGGCCATCGAAGGAAAAATTCCCGTTGCCACGTGGGCAGGTATTCGCGATCAGATTCGAGATGGCCTGATGCCACCCAAAAAAGAGCCACGGCCCAACCAGACCCAGTCGCGTCAAGTGGTGGCCTGGATCAGTGCGTTGGTTGCTCAGCAGCCAAGCCGCCTGCCAAATGAAGGAAATCTCATTCCTCATGAATTGCTTTTTCAGCAAAAACCAGCCGAAGATGCCGCCACACCTGCACGGATCTGGCGGATTCACCCACAGGCTTACATGAATCTGGTGCAAAGCTGGGCAAAAGACGCACCCGGGATCAGTCAGCCGTTTACGCTCATCGATGAACGTGGGATCCGTGATTTTGCCAATCTCTACGCTGCTGACATCCCCAGTACCGAAATTCTGGTGCGGAATGCTGAAGCTGTGGTGACCGCACAGACCACGAAAGAAATGGTAATCATTCCCAGAAGGGACCCGAAGTCCAGTGAGTTGCCCAAGCCGGAACGTCGACCCAACCCACGTGCGATTAAAGAGTTTGTGCAACTGATTGAAACTGCGCAGCCCACGCCAGAGCAATTACAGCGTGCGGTGCGAACCCAGTTTCGCATGGCAATTGGCTGGCAGCCCACCGAACAGGATGTGGCACGTTACCTGGCCCTGTACGAAAAATGTCGCCGGCAGGCCGATTCACCCACGGCGGTGCGAACAATGTTGCAGGCGGTGCTGCTCAATTCTCAGACGATTTTCCGCACCGAAATGGGTGGTGGGCAAGGGCAGCGAAAATTACTCACCCCACCGGAAATGGTGCGGGCGATCAGCTTCAGCCTGGGCTACCGGCTCGACCGCGACCTGCAGACAATGCTGGAAAAAGGGCAATTGACCAGCCACGACGAGATGCTTCAGGCGATCAAAAAAGTGCTGGCAAATCCGAAGACCGATTCCAGCCGCATCATGCAGTTTTTTCGGGAATACTTCGAATATGATCTGGCGGCTGATGTTTTCAAAGATAATCCCAAAGATTCGTTGTATTTTCCGCGTGCCCACATCAACGATACCGAATTACTGATTTCCCACATTCTGAAGCAGGATCGAGAGGTGCTGCGGGAACTGCTGACCACCCAAACCACATTTGCGAATGCTCGTTACGACAAAAAACGAAATGTCATCCAGCGTGCCGAAGCCAGAACAGGTGGGGTAGATCCCAAAACGGGCAAGTTTACGCTGTCGATGGAGGGAATCTATGGATTCGACAAATGGCCGGAAAAACAACCCGCCGTGATGCCGGAAAATACCCGCATCGGCATTCTGATGCAGCCAAGCTGGCTGATTTCCTGGAGCACCAACTTCGATAACGATCCTGTTCGTCGTGGGCGCTGGATTCGTGAACGCCTGCTCGGTGGGACGGTGCCAGACCTGCCCATTGGTGTGGTGGCCCAGGTGCCCGACGATCCCCACCGGACCTTTCGGGATCGCCTACAGGTAACGCGGGCAGCAGAATGCTGGAAATGCCACCAGCGTATGGATGATCTGGGGCTTCCGCTGGAACAATTTGACCACTACGGGCGTTTTCGCACCACGGAACGAGTGCTGTATCCGGAAGCCACCGCAAAGAATCTGGACATCAAAGGAAAATCGAAAGGCGATGTTTACCGTGAGGTGGCATTAGATACCACTGGCCGAATTGCTGACAGTGGCGATCCGGAACTGGATGGGGTGGTTGCTGACCCACGCGAGATGATGCACCGTCTGGCAAAATCAGAACGGGTGCGACAGGTATTTATTCGCCATGTTTTT